The genomic DNA AGCGCATTGCGTCATGACCGATGCGTCCAATAAGTTCGCCTTTCTCCCTCACGTCGGTGAATCCAACGCAATTTTTCAGTTCCAATTTGATGAAAGCACCGGCGCGCTGACCCCCAATACCTCCGTTCCTGTGCTTGCTGCCGGGGAAGGGGAAGGACCCCGCCACTATGTTTTTCATCCAGATATAGATGTCCTCTATGCCTCAAATGAGCAGGGGTGCAGCATAACTGCCTACAATTTTGACTCGTCAGCAGGCACTTTGTCCGCTTTTCAGACTGTCTCGACGCTACCGGATGATTTTGATGAGGAAAACTCCTGTGCGCAGATTCATATCACACCGAATGGCAAATTTGTGTACGTTTCAAACCGGGGGCATGATAGTATTGCCGGGTTCGCGACCGATGACACAACAGGCGCACTTACCGCGATCGGACGACAGCCGACGGAGCCAACTCCGCGAGCATTCAACGNNNNNNNNNNNNNNNNNNNNNNNNNNNNNNNNNNNNNNNNNNNNNNNNNNNNNAGCGGTGAACTCCAACCTTTGGAAACATATACAGTTGGGAACAGCCCGATGTGGGTACTTTTTGTGGAGTTACCCGGCTAGTAGCCCAGCTGAAGAAGGTCGAGAAGGACTTGGGATTCTCGTTCCTCAATTCTATGAAACATCCTCCGTATCTGTTTGTGTTGGGTTTTGACTTTCAGGGTTATCAAACAGATCGGCGACCTGAGCGATTTTCTCAGGACTTCCGAGCAGATAAACTTCGTCATCGAACTCAATCCGTAGTTCACCATGCGGATTAGTTAAAATCTGTTCGTGCCGTCGGACTGCCAAGACCGTCACCTCGTATGTCCCTCGTAAAGCGATTTCTGCCAGCGATTTTCCAACAAAAGGTGATTTCGGATCGACCCATAGGACCGAAATCTCAAGGTCAGGAAAATGCACATTCAGATCGGAAACGGGCGGCGCGTCCTTGGGCAGCGTACGGAATATCTTATAACCATCAGCCCGCACCTCCGCAATGAAC from Candidatus Poribacteria bacterium includes the following:
- a CDS encoding beta-propeller fold lactonase family protein, with the protein product AHCVMTDASNKFAFLPHVGESNAIFQFQFDESTGALTPNTSVPVLAAGEGEGPRHYVFHPDIDVLYASNEQGCSITAYNFDSSAGTLSAFQTVSTLPDDFDEENSCAQIHITPNGKFVYVSNRGHDSIAGFATDDTTGALTAIGRQPTEPTPRAFN